Genomic segment of Pirellulales bacterium:
AACCCCAGCGCTGCCGAGCAATGGCGACTCGATGCTGTACGTCCCTGTTTGTGCTTGCGGTTGCCGGCGGCGCTGCGTCGCAGGCGGCCGGGGAGGGCTATGCCGCAGCGGTCAACACGCTGCAGGGGACGAATTCGCAGTTCGAATTGAGCCGGGGCAACACCTACCCCGCGACCGCGTTGCCCTGGGGGATGCACACCTGGACTCCCCAGACGGGCCGTAACGGCGACGGCTGGAAGTACCAATACCGCAAGCGTACGATCCGCGGCTTTCAGCAGGCCCATCAGTGCAGCTCGTGGTCGAACGACTACGCCGTCTTCTCGCTGATGCCCGTGGTCGGGACGCTTGAGGTTCACGAGGATCGGCGCGCGACGGGCTTTCGCCATGAGGACGAAGTCGGGCGACCGCACCACTATCGCGTGGCGCTCGCCTCGGGGGTCGTCGTGGACATGACGCCGAGCGAACGGGGCGCACTCTTGCGGTTTGCGTTCCCCGACTCGCAGCGGGCGTTCGTCGTGTTCGACGGCTACAGCGGCAACTGCACTTTGGAAGTGCAGCCCGATCGCCGCCGGCTGGTCGGCCGAGTACGCAACCAGCGGGGCCGGCCCGGCGGCATCGAGAACCACTTTATCGTCGAATTTGAGAACGAGGTTCTCGACGCCGGGGTGTGGCGCCATGTCGGCGACGGGCGATGCGAGGTCGCCGCTGAGACGCGGATCGCCGGGAGCAACGTCGGCGGGTACGTCGAGTTTCCGGCCGGGGCGACCGTCGTCGCCCGGGTCGCGTCGTCGTACATCGACGCGCAGCAAGCCGAATTGACCCTGGCGACCGAGCTGCCGCGGAACCGCGACTTTGAGGGCGTTCGCACCGCGGCCGAGGCGGCGTGGGAAAAGACTCTGGGCGCCGTTCACGTGGAAGGGGGAACCGACGAGCAGCGCCGCACGTTCTACTCGTGCCTGTTCCGGGCGAGCCTGCTCCCCCGGATGTTCTACGAGTACGACGCCGCCGGCGAGCCTCGCTACCGCAGCCCCTACGACGGTCAGGTCCATGCGGGCCGGATGTTCACCGACACGGGGTTCTGGGACGTGTTCCGGGCCCAGATGCCGCTGAACGTGTTGCTGCGCCCCGAAATGCAGGGCCAGTACATGCAGGCGCTGCTCGCCGCGCACGAGCAGTGCGGCTGGTTGCCGTCGTGGTCGTTCCCCGAAGAGCAAGGGAGCATGCTCGGCAATCACGCCGCGTCGCTGCTGGCCGACGCTTGGGCGAAAGGGATTCGCACGTTCGATCCGGCGGTCGCCGCGGCGGCCTACGACCACGAGTCCTCGCACAAAGGCCCCTGGGGCCCCGCGAACGGTCGCGGCGGCGCCGACCTGATCGAACGCCTTGGGTATTTGCCCTACCCGGACCATCGCGAAGCGACCGCCAAGACGCTCGAGTACGCCTACGACGACTTTTGCGGTTATCGCTTGGCGCTTGCGGCGGGGGACGACGCACTGGCGGAGACGTTTCTCAAGCGGGCGACGAACTATCGCAATGTGTTCGACCCGCAGGTCGGGTTCATGCGCGGCAAGGACGCCGCAGGACGCTGGACCGAGCCGTTCGATCCGATCGAGTGGGGCGGCCCCTACGCCGAGGGCTGCGCCTGGCACTGGACCTGGTCGGTGTTTCATGACGTGGCGGGATTGATCGACCTGTTCGGCGGCGACGAGCCGTTCGTCGCCAAGCTGGACGGCGTGTTCGCGGCGCCCAGCGAGTTCAAGCCGGGAACCTACGGCGCGCCGATCCATGAGATGCGCGAGATGGTCGAGTCGGGCCTGGGGCAATACGCCCACGGAAATCAGCCGATCCAGCACATGATCTATCTGTACTGCTACGCCGGCGCGCCGTGGAAGACCCAGTATTGGGCGCGACTGGCGATGGATCGCCTGTACGATTCCACGGAGAACGGGTACCCCGGGGACGAAGACCAGGGGCAGACCTCGTCGTGGTACGTCATGAGCGCCCTGGGCCTGTATTGCGTCTGCCCGGGGACCGACGAGTACGTGCTTGGCAGCCCGCTCTTCCCGCGCGCAACGATCGATCTCGGCAAGGGGCGGCGGTTCGTCATCACTTGCCGCAACCAATCCTCAGCGAACGTGTACGTGCAGTCCGCCGAGCTGAACGGTCGTCCCTTGTCGCGCAACTTTCTGCGGCACGAGGAACTGGTCGCCGGGGGCGAATTGACGCTTGAAATGGGACCTCAGCCGAACTTCGAACGAGGGACGGCGCCGGCGGATCGTCCCTTTTCGCTCTCCACCGCGGACAGTCTGGCGCGTCAGCCGGCCGTGGACGTTTCGCTCGGGAAGTGAACGGCGCGTCG
This window contains:
- a CDS encoding GH92 family glycosyl hydrolase encodes the protein MATRCCTSLFVLAVAGGAASQAAGEGYAAAVNTLQGTNSQFELSRGNTYPATALPWGMHTWTPQTGRNGDGWKYQYRKRTIRGFQQAHQCSSWSNDYAVFSLMPVVGTLEVHEDRRATGFRHEDEVGRPHHYRVALASGVVVDMTPSERGALLRFAFPDSQRAFVVFDGYSGNCTLEVQPDRRRLVGRVRNQRGRPGGIENHFIVEFENEVLDAGVWRHVGDGRCEVAAETRIAGSNVGGYVEFPAGATVVARVASSYIDAQQAELTLATELPRNRDFEGVRTAAEAAWEKTLGAVHVEGGTDEQRRTFYSCLFRASLLPRMFYEYDAAGEPRYRSPYDGQVHAGRMFTDTGFWDVFRAQMPLNVLLRPEMQGQYMQALLAAHEQCGWLPSWSFPEEQGSMLGNHAASLLADAWAKGIRTFDPAVAAAAYDHESSHKGPWGPANGRGGADLIERLGYLPYPDHREATAKTLEYAYDDFCGYRLALAAGDDALAETFLKRATNYRNVFDPQVGFMRGKDAAGRWTEPFDPIEWGGPYAEGCAWHWTWSVFHDVAGLIDLFGGDEPFVAKLDGVFAAPSEFKPGTYGAPIHEMREMVESGLGQYAHGNQPIQHMIYLYCYAGAPWKTQYWARLAMDRLYDSTENGYPGDEDQGQTSSWYVMSALGLYCVCPGTDEYVLGSPLFPRATIDLGKGRRFVITCRNQSSANVYVQSAELNGRPLSRNFLRHEELVAGGELTLEMGPQPNFERGTAPADRPFSLSTADSLARQPAVDVSLGK